Proteins from a single region of Nitrospirae bacterium CG2_30_53_67:
- a CDS encoding acyl-protein synthetase, with the protein MKRIDLPISKLSLAQKLDLMEKLWSELTRDDKKMKSPAWHEAILKDREQAFTAGKVTASDWEQSKKRIKKKIS; encoded by the coding sequence ATGAAAAGAATTGATTTGCCCATTTCCAAACTTTCACTTGCCCAGAAGCTGGATTTGATGGAGAAGCTCTGGTCGGAACTAACTCGAGATGACAAGAAAATGAAATCCCCGGCTTGGCATGAAGCCATCCTTAAGGACCGAGAACAGGCTTTCACGGCTGGTAAAGTGACTGCCTCGGATTGGGAACAGAGTAAGAAGAGAATTAAGAAAAAGATCTCATGA
- a CDS encoding LemA family protein: MIYNGLVVVRNNVDKSWSNINVLLKQRHDELPKLVSVCERYMKHEADTLERVTRARAMMSNANTMEEKRKADGMITEALKSLFAVSEKYPELKADKSFGQIQARITELEEEIADRRELYNEGVNIYNIRIERVPDVFVAKLFDYQPKVLWQINREDGNDVRISFSY; encoded by the coding sequence ATTATTTACAACGGGCTGGTTGTTGTCAGGAACAACGTGGACAAATCCTGGAGCAATATCAATGTGCTCCTGAAACAGCGGCACGACGAACTCCCTAAACTGGTTTCGGTCTGCGAGCGGTATATGAAACACGAGGCCGACACCCTGGAGAGAGTCACCCGGGCCAGGGCCATGATGTCCAATGCAAACACCATGGAAGAAAAACGCAAGGCCGACGGGATGATTACCGAAGCCCTGAAGTCCCTTTTTGCCGTTTCGGAAAAGTACCCGGAACTCAAGGCGGACAAAAGCTTCGGACAGATCCAGGCAAGAATAACGGAACTTGAGGAAGAAATTGCCGACCGCCGAGAGCTCTACAATGAAGGGGTGAATATCTATAATATCCGTATCGAAAGGGTTCCGGATGTGTTTGTGGCCAAACTGTTTGATTATCAGCCCAAGGTGCTGTGGCAGATCAATCGTGAGGACGGCAATGACGTACGGATCAGCTTCTCATATTGA